Proteins encoded by one window of Candidatus Nitrosocosmicus hydrocola:
- a CDS encoding class I SAM-dependent methyltransferase, whose product MNSNIGVEYARAFFAKENSRDYDRLVRLATLGQDSMWKKKIVSKIPTNSFVLDLACGTGILSSLLIKNGDEVLGIDLTWGYLEMIDVKGIEMDLVNANAEMLPFVDNTFDFVVTSYLPKYTNLNLLVNECYRVLKSDGCIILHDFTHPKNPLYRYAWKNYFRLIKYIWRNDEKWKNVFSNLDVLIKQNEWDLRIGNILRTIGFNQIVSSYLTFQTSLVVTAIKNDF is encoded by the coding sequence GTGAATTCTAATATTGGTGTTGAATATGCACGTGCTTTTTTTGCAAAAGAAAATTCACGGGACTATGACAGGTTAGTCCGATTAGCTACTCTTGGTCAGGATTCTATGTGGAAGAAAAAAATTGTTAGCAAAATTCCCACCAATAGTTTTGTTTTGGACCTAGCTTGCGGTACAGGGATTCTTTCGTCCTTACTTATTAAAAATGGGGATGAAGTTTTAGGCATTGATTTAACTTGGGGATATTTGGAAATGATAGATGTTAAGGGGATCGAGATGGATTTAGTAAATGCAAATGCAGAAATGTTGCCATTTGTTGACAATACTTTCGATTTCGTAGTAACATCATATTTGCCAAAATATACGAATTTGAATCTTCTAGTCAATGAATGTTATAGGGTTCTAAAATCAGATGGATGCATTATACTCCATGATTTCACCCATCCAAAAAATCCCTTATATAGGTATGCATGGAAAAATTATTTTAGACTTATAAAATACATATGGAGGAACGATGAGAAATGGAAAAACGTATTTTCTAATCTGGATGTTTTGATTAAACAAAATGAGTGGGATTTAAGGATTGGGAATATCCTAAGGACAATTGGATTTAATCAAATCGTTTCGAGCTACTTGACCTTTCAAACTTCCTTAGTCGTTACTGCAATAAAAAATGACTTTTGA
- a CDS encoding HD domain-containing protein: MSVNLKTQVRDLKEFTLPYYKLKELLRTGWVEKLAIENTESVASHTLLMIVIVMFLSTKYSFSCERKLKLIQMVLIHDLAESVVGDITPESMNAIRKKQIEDNAFKLILKKLSHDKIKKEISDIWKEYNENQTFDSKLIHLIDKLEMLLQSDFYYEHRKNLRRSQIAPFKKSVWLFIQENKHNLHEQINSKTISSENKELYEIKEILAYLCK, translated from the coding sequence TTGTCTGTAAACCTCAAAACACAAGTGCGCGACCTGAAGGAATTTACTTTACCTTACTATAAACTAAAAGAGTTACTTAGAACAGGATGGGTAGAGAAGCTTGCTATCGAAAATACCGAATCTGTAGCATCACATACGTTACTCATGATAGTAATCGTGATGTTTTTGTCTACAAAATACTCATTTTCATGCGAGAGAAAATTGAAACTAATTCAGATGGTCCTTATTCATGACTTGGCGGAATCTGTAGTTGGAGATATTACTCCCGAATCTATGAATGCTATTAGAAAGAAGCAAATTGAGGATAACGCATTTAAATTAATTTTGAAAAAATTATCACATGATAAAATAAAAAAAGAGATATCTGACATATGGAAAGAATACAATGAAAACCAAACTTTTGACTCTAAGTTGATCCATCTCATAGATAAATTAGAGATGTTGCTTCAATCAGATTTTTATTATGAGCATAGGAAAAATCTCAGGCGCTCACAGATTGCACCGTTTAAAAAGAGCGTTTGGTTATTTATTCAGGAGAATAAGCACAATCTTCATGAACAGATTAATTCCAAAACTATTTCAAGTGAAAATAAGGAGCTATACGAAATTAAAGAAATATTAGCATATCTCTGCAAATAA
- the gatB gene encoding Asp-tRNA(Asn)/Glu-tRNA(Gln) amidotransferase subunit GatB, with product MKADTMNIDQLKIGLEIHCQLTNLNTKLFCRCLCNYRNSQPNENTCPICLGLPGALPLLNKRAVEFAAMICLAFNCSIPSKISFYRKNYFYPDLPKNFQITQYNSYELSSIGYKGLYDFERGLPDDSKRSSVENKKPSIRIARIQLEEDPGKIVYEDDNSSLNTYSLIDYNRAGVALVEIVTEPDFTNPSDVRIFLNEIINIFEYLNVCDPALEGSIRCDVNVSIKGGKKVEIKNISSFKDVEKSIHYEITRQKTLVMHDIKVQAETRHWDEKRKITISARSKEEEEDYKYFPEPDIPRISLEGEMFTSKLKSQMHELPDERLERYKNTFKITPHTARILVNSKRISDFFEESLKYYHSPVEVSNWIVNELLTKVNELEKSETSKTTTNRLSDSFMSPRLIASMAQLVEEKKINRNMAREIFDNCLRTGEDPHEMIKRLDTQKISNTEDIVSLIKKIISDQPHLVGQSKNNSNVSNFILGLIMKDTQGKADPQVAMNLIREILSKSD from the coding sequence ATGAAAGCAGATACTATGAACATTGATCAACTAAAAATAGGTCTTGAAATACATTGTCAGCTTACTAATCTGAATACTAAATTGTTTTGCAGATGTCTTTGTAACTATAGAAATTCCCAGCCGAACGAGAATACTTGTCCAATTTGCCTGGGTTTGCCTGGAGCATTACCCCTTTTAAATAAAAGAGCAGTAGAATTTGCGGCTATGATTTGCCTGGCATTTAATTGTAGTATACCTAGTAAAATATCTTTTTATAGAAAAAATTATTTTTATCCTGATTTACCTAAAAATTTTCAAATTACACAATATAACTCATACGAATTAAGCAGTATTGGATATAAAGGACTGTATGATTTCGAGCGTGGGCTGCCTGACGACTCCAAGAGATCATCCGTGGAAAACAAAAAGCCCTCCATTAGAATTGCAAGAATTCAACTAGAAGAAGATCCAGGAAAGATTGTTTACGAGGATGACAACTCTTCCCTAAATACTTATAGTTTGATAGACTACAATAGAGCTGGAGTAGCGTTAGTTGAAATAGTAACGGAACCAGATTTTACAAACCCATCAGATGTAAGGATTTTTCTAAATGAAATCATCAATATTTTTGAATATCTCAATGTCTGCGATCCGGCCTTAGAAGGCTCTATTCGTTGCGATGTGAATGTCTCAATAAAAGGTGGGAAAAAGGTAGAAATCAAGAATATTAGCTCATTTAAGGACGTTGAAAAATCTATACACTACGAAATTACTAGGCAAAAGACTTTGGTTATGCATGATATTAAAGTTCAAGCGGAAACAAGACATTGGGACGAAAAGAGAAAAATTACAATTTCCGCAAGATCCAAAGAAGAAGAAGAAGATTACAAATATTTTCCCGAACCAGATATCCCTAGGATAAGCCTTGAAGGAGAAATGTTCACCTCTAAGTTGAAGTCTCAAATGCATGAACTGCCAGATGAACGACTTGAAAGATACAAAAACACTTTTAAAATTACCCCTCACACGGCTAGAATTTTAGTAAATAGTAAAAGGATCAGTGATTTTTTTGAGGAGTCGTTAAAATATTACCATTCTCCTGTGGAAGTATCTAATTGGATCGTTAACGAGTTGTTAACAAAGGTAAATGAATTAGAAAAATCTGAAACCAGCAAAACTACGACAAATAGGCTGTCTGACTCTTTTATGTCCCCCCGCTTAATCGCGAGTATGGCACAATTAGTCGAAGAAAAAAAAATCAATAGGAACATGGCGAGAGAGATTTTCGACAATTGTTTACGTACTGGTGAAGATCCACATGAAATGATAAAAAGATTGGATACTCAAAAAATTTCAAACACAGAGGATATAGTCAGTTTGATAAAAAAAATAATTTCTGACCAACCGCATCTTGTTGGCCAATCAAAGAATAATTCCAATGTCAGTAATTTCATTCTGGGTTTAATCATGAAAGATACCCAAGGCAAAGCCGATCCACAAGTAGCGATGAATTTAATAAGGGAGATTCTATCAAAGAGTGACTAG
- the aspS gene encoding aspartate--tRNA(Asn) ligase, translating to MDEKIVHEDDLGNLRRSHYSFQISRSNIDESVVIVGWISSKRDHGNVLFVQLRDQFGEMQVVVKKKELSSDLFNTIRNLKEHSSLGITGVVVEQKNSLDQVEIIPKEIKILSISNKPAPFLTQAVSSVGIDTRLDLRAIDLRRNHLQYIFKIRNTVINSIREYFNENYFVEVNTPKMIATATEGGAALFPIFYYDREAFLAQSPQLYKEQLTMAFESVFEIAPIFRAEPSRTNRHLSEAISVDAEKAYVDYRDMMDHLEKLIHHIINKINTKNANELENLGISLPQINNSFTRITYSDLVRKLQANHKYIRWGDDISPKILKDLFGDEFFFIIEWPASTKPFYVKSITEDDYSAGKDIDEKNRLSESFDLMFGGLELSSGSTRINNKSMLMENMKKKGLNDKAFDYHLRVFDYAVPPHAGFGLGLERLIMAILRLDNIRDATFYPRDIDRLTP from the coding sequence ATGGATGAAAAAATCGTGCATGAAGATGACCTTGGAAATCTGAGACGGTCCCATTATTCATTTCAAATAAGTCGCTCTAATATTGATGAGTCAGTTGTAATTGTAGGGTGGATTTCGTCCAAGCGCGATCATGGTAACGTCCTTTTTGTACAGCTCAGAGATCAGTTTGGAGAGATGCAGGTAGTTGTCAAGAAGAAGGAATTATCTTCTGATCTATTCAATACTATAAGAAATTTGAAGGAACACTCTTCCTTAGGTATTACAGGAGTAGTCGTCGAACAAAAAAATTCTTTAGATCAAGTTGAAATAATACCTAAAGAAATAAAAATTTTATCTATTTCTAACAAACCTGCACCATTTCTAACTCAAGCAGTTTCCTCGGTCGGCATAGATACCCGTCTGGATCTGAGGGCTATTGATTTGCGACGGAACCACTTGCAATATATATTTAAAATTCGGAATACAGTTATTAATTCAATTCGCGAATATTTTAATGAAAATTATTTCGTTGAAGTTAATACTCCAAAAATGATTGCCACAGCGACAGAAGGAGGAGCTGCATTATTTCCAATATTTTATTACGACAGGGAGGCTTTCCTGGCGCAAAGTCCCCAGTTGTATAAAGAACAGCTTACTATGGCCTTTGAAAGTGTCTTTGAAATTGCTCCCATATTTCGAGCTGAACCGTCTAGAACAAATAGACACTTATCTGAAGCAATTTCAGTTGATGCTGAAAAGGCCTATGTAGACTATCGCGATATGATGGATCATCTGGAGAAGCTAATTCATCATATCATTAATAAAATAAATACAAAGAATGCCAATGAATTAGAAAACTTAGGAATTAGTCTACCCCAAATTAATAATTCCTTTACGCGGATAACATATTCGGATTTAGTACGAAAACTCCAGGCAAATCACAAATATATCAGATGGGGTGATGACATCTCACCTAAGATACTTAAAGATTTATTTGGTGATGAATTCTTTTTCATAATTGAATGGCCCGCTTCTACTAAGCCGTTTTACGTTAAATCAATCACTGAAGATGATTACTCTGCAGGAAAAGATATTGATGAAAAAAATCGTCTTAGTGAGTCTTTTGACCTCATGTTTGGGGGGTTGGAGCTGTCTTCTGGAAGCACCCGTATAAATAATAAGAGTATGTTGATGGAAAACATGAAGAAAAAAGGGTTAAATGATAAGGCTTTTGACTACCATCTCAGAGTATTTGATTATGCTGTACCCCCGCATGCGGGATTTGGGTTAGGTTTAGAGAGACTTATTATGGCAATACTAAGATTAGATAACATTAGAGATGCAACCTTTTATCCACGCGATATTGATCGATTGACTCCATAA
- the gatA gene encoding Asp-tRNA(Asn)/Glu-tRNA(Gln) amidotransferase subunit GatA: MKELFKLPANVVITKIKNGEFTAEEYISVIIERINKTDIKINSFITKNFENALEKSKKIDQKIQKGEKTGNLAGIPIGIKDNINVKGLKNTCASKMLSDYVSPFNATVVERIEKQDGIIIGKLNMDEFGMGSTSEFSAYGPVRNPWNIDYVAGGSSGGSAAAVSSLQIPISLGSDTGGSIRCPSSFCSVVGLKPTYGSISRNGLVSYSNSLEQIGPIARTIFDIVPILNTISGEDINDNTTSDLRNDCIIKSDEQLQISRLKVGILSDLIQSSDSQIVSGIQQKIDLLEKHHCYLENIKISMIDFAVASYYIIATAEASSNLSRFDNIRYGYTLNPEGYEWTTYFSKARSLFGDEVKRRILLGSYVLSAGYFGKYYAKAQLVRSLIRNEFENLFKKFDVILLPTMPVLPFKLGEKISNPVDIYNLDLFTIIANLTGLPAISIPAGFSKEGFPFGVQLITNAFDEQKLVDFAVLFERTSNYGECDPGL; the protein is encoded by the coding sequence TTGAAGGAGCTATTTAAACTTCCAGCAAATGTAGTTATAACTAAGATTAAGAATGGCGAGTTTACTGCAGAGGAATACATTTCAGTAATTATTGAGAGAATCAATAAAACCGACATCAAGATAAATTCTTTTATTACCAAGAATTTTGAAAATGCGCTAGAGAAATCAAAGAAAATAGATCAAAAAATACAAAAAGGTGAAAAAACGGGGAATTTAGCAGGGATTCCAATTGGTATCAAAGACAATATTAATGTAAAAGGATTGAAAAACACATGTGCTTCCAAAATGCTTAGTGATTATGTTTCGCCATTTAATGCAACTGTGGTAGAGCGCATAGAAAAGCAAGATGGAATCATAATAGGGAAATTAAATATGGATGAATTTGGAATGGGCTCTACCTCTGAGTTTTCGGCTTATGGACCAGTTAGAAACCCATGGAATATAGATTATGTTGCAGGAGGATCTTCTGGTGGTAGCGCTGCAGCTGTGTCTTCCCTCCAAATACCAATATCCCTTGGATCTGATACAGGTGGGTCCATTAGATGTCCTTCTAGCTTTTGCTCAGTGGTTGGACTCAAGCCGACTTACGGAAGCATAAGCAGAAATGGTTTAGTTTCTTATTCAAATTCATTAGAACAGATAGGACCTATTGCAAGAACAATATTTGATATTGTTCCTATTCTAAATACCATATCGGGAGAGGATATCAATGACAATACAACTTCTGATTTGAGAAATGATTGTATAATAAAATCTGATGAGCAATTACAGATATCCAGACTCAAGGTAGGTATATTATCTGACTTAATTCAAAGTTCTGATTCTCAAATTGTCAGTGGAATTCAACAAAAAATCGACTTATTGGAGAAACACCACTGTTATTTGGAAAACATCAAAATATCAATGATAGATTTTGCGGTTGCCTCTTACTATATTATTGCTACAGCAGAAGCATCTAGCAATCTTTCAAGGTTTGACAATATTAGATATGGATATACTTTAAACCCTGAGGGATATGAATGGACAACTTACTTTTCAAAGGCAAGATCACTATTCGGGGATGAAGTTAAGCGCCGCATATTGCTGGGCTCTTATGTTCTTTCTGCAGGGTATTTTGGAAAATACTATGCCAAAGCGCAACTAGTACGATCATTAATTCGAAATGAATTCGAAAATTTATTCAAGAAATTTGATGTCATCTTACTCCCTACAATGCCTGTTTTGCCTTTCAAATTGGGCGAAAAAATATCCAATCCTGTAGATATTTATAATTTGGACCTGTTTACAATTATTGCAAATTTAACAGGATTACCTGCAATTTCTATTCCAGCAGGATTTTCCAAAGAGGGATTTCCATTTGGGGTTCAATTGATTACAAATGCCTTTGATGAACAAAAGTTAGTTGATTTCGCGGTTTTATTTGAAAGAACATCCAATTATGGAGAATGCGATCCAGGATTATGA
- a CDS encoding TIGR00300 family protein encodes MSSFEKEIEVRGHLVDSSILTRIFDKVMDMKGDFTVEEFTIGKKKEDHSYAKLVIKADTEFHLSEILENLFREGATSVSTDNVSCIKAPKDMVLPDDFYSTTNNSTQIYYDNTWISVEKMMMDKCIVLDPVLKRAECRTNREIKKGDLIVTGERGIKIVPQERPREGVDIFQFMSSSSSSERPSQQIAKKVAIDIVKTKLNSGKIIVVAGPVVVHSGASDILAKMIKLGLVDGILTGNALAVHDIENALLGTSLGMHVDDGTLAVRGHRNHMLVVNEVFKSGSIKSMVETGKLTKGIMYECVKADIPFVLCGSIRDDGPIPDVITDVVEAQMQYKSVLRDAKLVIMLSTMLHSIAVGNMLPASVKVIAIDINQPVVTKLLDRGTTQAIGVVTDIGSFLPIVMRNLENMLPKD; translated from the coding sequence ATGAGTAGTTTTGAAAAAGAGATCGAGGTCAGGGGACATCTTGTAGACTCTTCCATTCTTACTCGCATTTTTGACAAGGTAATGGACATGAAAGGTGATTTTACTGTTGAGGAATTTACGATTGGAAAGAAGAAAGAAGATCATAGTTATGCGAAATTGGTTATAAAAGCAGATACAGAGTTTCACCTTTCAGAAATTTTAGAAAATTTATTTCGTGAAGGGGCGACAAGCGTTTCTACCGATAATGTTAGTTGCATAAAAGCACCAAAAGACATGGTATTACCCGATGACTTTTATAGCACTACCAACAACTCAACTCAAATTTACTATGACAATACTTGGATAAGTGTAGAAAAAATGATGATGGATAAATGCATTGTGCTTGATCCAGTCTTAAAGAGGGCAGAATGTAGAACAAATAGAGAGATAAAAAAAGGTGATTTGATTGTTACTGGTGAAAGGGGGATTAAGATCGTACCTCAGGAAAGGCCGAGAGAAGGTGTAGACATTTTTCAATTTATGAGTAGTAGTAGTTCAAGCGAACGTCCATCTCAACAGATTGCAAAAAAGGTTGCAATAGACATCGTCAAAACTAAACTTAATTCAGGAAAAATAATCGTGGTTGCTGGTCCAGTTGTGGTTCATTCAGGAGCTTCCGACATTCTAGCAAAAATGATCAAACTCGGGCTAGTAGACGGAATATTGACTGGCAATGCGTTAGCTGTCCATGATATAGAAAATGCTTTGCTAGGCACTTCGTTGGGAATGCACGTGGACGATGGAACTTTAGCTGTTAGGGGGCATAGAAATCACATGTTAGTCGTAAATGAGGTTTTTAAGTCTGGCTCTATCAAATCAATGGTTGAAACAGGAAAGCTTACTAAAGGTATAATGTATGAATGCGTCAAAGCAGATATTCCATTCGTATTATGTGGTTCCATAAGAGACGATGGACCTATTCCAGATGTTATTACAGATGTAGTGGAAGCTCAAATGCAGTATAAATCCGTATTAAGAGATGCTAAATTGGTTATAATGTTATCAACTATGCTACACTCTATAGCGGTAGGAAATATGTTACCCGCCTCAGTCAAGGTTATTGCTATTGATATCAATCAACCTGTTGTAACTAAACTGCTCGATAGAGGAACGACTCAAGCGATAGGAGTGGTTACTGATATAGGTTCATTTTTACCAATCGTAATGAGGAATTTGGAAAATATGTTGCCCAAAGACTAA